The Hyphomicrobiales bacterium genome has a window encoding:
- the rplY gene encoding 50S ribosomal protein L25 has protein sequence MTAVKQIEASARAQVGKGAARAVRRQGQTPAVIYGGGAAPEAIALDANKTRQLIFGGHFLTTIFEISVAGKKQRVIPRDYQLDPVKDFPIHVDFLRVAKGQTVTVQVPVHVVGQESSPGVKAGGLVQIVEHALDVTVEPDNIPESIDVSVAGLNVGASVHADAIKLPAGAKLSIGADATIVTISAPTVEAEPAADAAEASAEAKA, from the coding sequence ATGACCGCCGTGAAGCAAATCGAGGCTTCGGCGCGCGCACAGGTCGGCAAGGGGGCCGCCCGTGCCGTTCGCCGCCAGGGCCAGACGCCTGCCGTGATCTATGGTGGGGGCGCCGCTCCCGAAGCCATCGCGCTCGACGCCAACAAGACCCGCCAGCTGATTTTCGGCGGCCACTTCCTGACCACGATCTTCGAGATCAGCGTCGCCGGTAAGAAGCAGCGCGTCATTCCGCGCGATTACCAGCTCGACCCGGTCAAGGACTTCCCGATCCATGTCGACTTCCTGCGCGTCGCCAAGGGCCAGACCGTCACGGTCCAGGTTCCGGTTCACGTCGTCGGCCAGGAGTCGAGCCCCGGCGTCAAGGCCGGCGGTCTGGTCCAGATCGTCGAGCACGCCCTCGACGTCACTGTCGAGCCCGACAACATTCCGGAGTCCATCGACGTGTCGGTGGCCGGCCTGAACGTCGGCGCCTCGGTCCATGCCGACGCGATCAAGCTCCCGGCCGGCGCCAAGCTGAGCATCGGTGCGGACGCCACGATCGTCACGATCTCCGCGCCGACCGTCGAGGCCGAGCCTGCCGCCGACGCTGCCGAGGCCTCGGCCGAAGCCAAGGCCTGA
- a CDS encoding Beta-carotene 15,15'-monooxygenase, giving the protein MNPDRQRLTEGAVALVLFGLTIPAANWLIGNAGTVCVPNGPCLVPVWPGVMAPSGVLMVGLALVLRDIVQRRLGTLAGLGAIGIGTLISATLAPAAIVTASAAAFLLSELADFAIYTPLQRKRFLTAVFASGVVGLVVDSLVFLQLAFGNLDFLAGQIIGKAWMVLFALPLMLLLRRRDERLGLIAA; this is encoded by the coding sequence ATGAATCCTGATCGGCAGAGACTGACCGAAGGCGCCGTCGCCCTCGTCCTGTTCGGCCTCACCATCCCGGCCGCCAACTGGCTGATCGGCAATGCCGGCACCGTCTGCGTGCCGAACGGTCCCTGCCTCGTCCCGGTCTGGCCGGGGGTCATGGCGCCGAGCGGCGTCCTGATGGTCGGTCTTGCGCTGGTGCTGCGCGACATCGTCCAGCGCCGCCTCGGTACGCTGGCCGGTCTCGGCGCGATCGGCATCGGCACGCTGATTTCGGCGACACTCGCGCCTGCGGCGATCGTGACCGCGTCGGCGGCCGCGTTCCTGCTGTCCGAGCTCGCGGACTTCGCGATCTACACGCCGCTGCAGCGCAAGCGCTTCCTGACGGCCGTCTTCGCCTCCGGCGTCGTCGGGCTTGTGGTCGACAGCCTCGTCTTCCTGCAACTCGCCTTCGGCAACCTCGACTTCCTTGCCGGGCAGATCATCGGCAAGGCCTGGATGGTGCTGTTCGCGCTGCCGCTGATGCTCCTGCTCCGTCGCCGCGACGAACGGCTCGGCCTTATCGCCGCCTGA
- the queC gene encoding 7-cyano-7-deazaguanine synthase: protein MSSGALVLFSGGQDSTTTLAWALDRFDTVETVGFDYGQRHRVEMECRLAIREKLPALSARYAERLGPDHVVDLQALGAISDTALTRETEIAFTDAGLPTTFVPGRNLIFVTFAAALAYRRGLKHIVLGVCETDYSGYPDCRDDTIKAMQVALGLGLDRRLVLHTPLMWRDKAQTFALARELGGQALLDLVIDETHSCYLGDRTTRHDWGFGCGHCPACDLRAKGFAAYLATPDDSGPSYES, encoded by the coding sequence TTGAGTTCCGGCGCCCTCGTCCTGTTTTCCGGCGGCCAGGACTCGACCACGACACTGGCCTGGGCGCTCGATCGTTTCGACACGGTCGAGACCGTCGGTTTCGACTACGGCCAGCGCCATCGCGTCGAGATGGAGTGCCGCCTCGCCATCCGGGAGAAGCTGCCGGCGCTCTCCGCTCGCTATGCGGAGCGTCTCGGCCCCGACCACGTCGTCGATCTGCAGGCGCTCGGCGCGATTTCGGACACCGCCCTGACGCGCGAAACCGAGATCGCCTTCACCGATGCCGGCCTGCCGACGACCTTCGTTCCGGGCCGCAACCTGATCTTCGTGACCTTCGCCGCCGCCCTCGCCTATCGCCGCGGCCTCAAGCATATCGTGCTGGGCGTCTGCGAAACCGACTACTCGGGCTATCCCGATTGTCGCGACGACACGATCAAGGCGATGCAGGTCGCCCTCGGCCTCGGTCTCGACCGCCGGCTCGTGCTGCACACGCCGCTGATGTGGCGCGACAAGGCGCAGACCTTCGCATTGGCGCGCGAGCTCGGCGGCCAGGCCCTGCTCGATCTCGTCATCGACGAAACGCATAGTTGCTATCTCGGCGACAGAACCACCCGGCATGACTGGGGTTTCGGCTGCGGCCATTGCCCGGCATGCGATTTGCGAGCAAAAGGCTTCGCAGCCTATCTCGCGACACCCGATGACAGCGGACCCAGCTATGAATCCTGA
- the prs gene encoding ribose-phosphate diphosphokinase → MPSHFKVVAGNSNRPLAEAICNHLSIPLAKATVRRFADMEVFVEIQENVRGQDVFIVQSTSFPTNDHLMELLIIVDALRRSSARRITAVLPYFGYARQDRRASGRTPISAKLVANLITHAGVDRVLTLDLHAGQIQGFFDIPTDNLFGAPLMARDIKDRLEWKNAMVVSPDVGGVVRARALAKRIDAPLAIVDKRRDRPGESEVMNIIGSVEGRSCILIDDIVDSGGTLVNAAEALLAQGAKEVYAYITHGVLSGGAVARIASSKLKELVITDSIMPTEAVKVARNIRVIPIAGLMGEAIERTASETSVSSLFD, encoded by the coding sequence ATGCCCTCTCATTTCAAAGTCGTCGCCGGCAACTCCAACCGGCCGCTCGCGGAAGCGATCTGCAATCACCTGAGCATTCCGCTCGCCAAGGCCACCGTCCGGCGCTTCGCCGACATGGAGGTCTTCGTCGAGATCCAGGAGAATGTGCGCGGGCAGGACGTCTTCATCGTCCAGTCCACCTCCTTCCCGACCAACGACCACCTGATGGAGCTGCTGATCATCGTCGATGCGCTGCGCCGCTCCTCGGCGCGCCGCATCACCGCGGTGCTTCCCTATTTCGGCTATGCGAGGCAGGATCGGCGCGCCTCGGGCCGCACCCCGATCTCGGCCAAGCTCGTCGCCAATCTCATCACCCATGCCGGCGTCGACCGCGTGCTGACGCTCGATCTCCATGCCGGCCAGATCCAGGGCTTCTTCGACATCCCCACCGACAACCTGTTCGGCGCTCCGCTGATGGCGCGCGACATCAAGGACCGGCTGGAGTGGAAAAACGCCATGGTCGTCTCGCCGGACGTCGGCGGCGTGGTCCGAGCACGCGCGCTCGCCAAGCGCATCGACGCCCCGCTCGCCATCGTCGACAAGCGCCGTGACCGGCCCGGCGAATCCGAGGTGATGAACATCATCGGCTCGGTCGAAGGCCGCTCCTGCATCCTGATCGACGACATCGTCGACTCCGGTGGCACGCTGGTGAACGCCGCAGAGGCGCTGCTCGCGCAGGGCGCCAAGGAAGTCTACGCCTATATCACCCACGGCGTGCTTTCGGGCGGCGCGGTCGCCCGCATCGCGTCTTCCAAGCTCAAGGAACTCGTCATCACCGATTCGATCATGCCGACCGAAGCGGTGAAGGTCGCGCGCAACATCCGCGTCATCCCGATCGCCGGGCTGATGGGCGAGGCGATCGAGCGCACGGCGAGCGAGACCAGCGTGTCCAGCCTGTTCGACTGA
- a CDS encoding conserved hypothetical protein (Evidence 4 : Unknown function but conserved in other organisms), whose protein sequence is MINRLSGLVLGPVFALVLAGCQETTQTAARPRVDAPGVPVSVQSISGAPEDVTSSFAGLLGEAAAERKMEIVPGNKPARFRVKGYLTAQPTEDGQTALAFVWDVYDSTKQRAQRVQGESIGKRSGGSDPWAGIDQTVVAKAASDSMDAIAGFLVTTPAVEALDKAGKPDKAEKPGKPGTKVAATADKKS, encoded by the coding sequence ATGATCAACCGTTTGAGCGGCCTCGTTCTGGGGCCGGTTTTCGCGCTGGTGCTCGCCGGATGCCAGGAAACCACCCAGACCGCGGCCCGTCCGCGCGTCGACGCGCCGGGTGTTCCGGTCTCCGTGCAGAGCATTTCCGGCGCGCCGGAGGACGTTACCTCCAGCTTCGCCGGCCTGCTCGGCGAGGCCGCCGCCGAGCGCAAGATGGAAATCGTCCCCGGCAACAAGCCGGCGCGCTTCCGCGTCAAGGGCTATCTCACCGCCCAGCCGACCGAGGACGGCCAGACCGCGCTCGCCTTTGTGTGGGACGTCTACGATTCGACCAAGCAGCGCGCCCAGCGCGTGCAGGGCGAAAGCATCGGCAAGCGCAGCGGCGGCTCCGACCCCTGGGCCGGCATCGACCAGACCGTGGTGGCCAAGGCCGCCTCCGACTCGATGGACGCCATTGCGGGTTTCCTTGTCACGACGCCTGCCGTCGAGGCGCTGGACAAGGCCGGCAAGCCGGACAAGGCGGAAAAGCCGGGCAAGCCCGGCACCAAGGTGGCAGCCACGGCGGACAAGAAGAGCTGA
- a CDS encoding Aminopeptidase P family protein, with amino-acid sequence MALHFTPAEFTRRRDALLAAMQAERLDSLFLFQQESMFWLTGYDTFGFCFFQCLVVRSDGTMALLTRSADLRQAQQTSNLTDIRIWKDGRDADPARDLLALARDLGLAGKRIGVEFESYGLVASNYRKLEAAFAGQADLHDASTIVTRLRAVKSAEEIVHVRRAAALADAADRAALGMIRAGADEGEILAAQHNAIFAGGGDYPANEFIIGSDRDALLCRYKSGRRKLAADDQITLEFAGVDRHYHVAAMRTVVVGEPRPLHRPYHAAARDALLACEAELKPGRTAGDVFAAHARVFDEHGLSQHRLNACGYSLGAKFTPSWMDWPMFYQANDWEIVPGMVMFAHMILMDSDSKTAMCLGRTYLVGASGAEALNLPDLDLILR; translated from the coding sequence ATGGCCCTGCATTTCACGCCCGCCGAATTCACCCGCCGCCGCGACGCGCTCCTCGCCGCCATGCAGGCGGAGCGTCTCGACTCGCTCTTCCTGTTCCAGCAGGAATCGATGTTCTGGCTGACCGGCTACGACACCTTCGGCTTCTGTTTCTTCCAATGCCTCGTCGTTCGATCCGACGGCACCATGGCGCTTCTGACCCGCTCCGCCGATCTCCGGCAGGCCCAGCAGACCTCCAACCTCACCGATATCCGCATCTGGAAGGATGGCCGCGATGCCGATCCGGCCAGAGACCTCCTCGCTTTGGCCCGCGATCTCGGCCTCGCCGGCAAGCGCATCGGCGTGGAGTTCGAATCCTACGGCCTCGTCGCCTCGAACTACCGCAAGCTGGAGGCCGCCTTCGCCGGCCAGGCGGATCTCCACGACGCCTCGACGATCGTCACGCGGCTGCGCGCCGTGAAATCGGCCGAGGAGATCGTCCATGTCCGCCGGGCCGCCGCGCTCGCGGACGCAGCCGACCGGGCCGCGCTCGGCATGATCCGGGCCGGAGCCGACGAAGGCGAGATCCTCGCCGCCCAGCACAATGCGATCTTCGCCGGCGGCGGCGACTATCCGGCCAACGAATTCATCATCGGCTCGGATCGCGACGCCCTGCTCTGCCGCTACAAATCCGGCCGGCGCAAGCTCGCGGCCGACGACCAGATCACCCTCGAATTCGCCGGCGTCGACCGGCATTACCACGTCGCCGCCATGCGCACCGTCGTGGTCGGCGAGCCCCGCCCGCTGCACCGGCCCTATCACGCCGCCGCCCGCGACGCCCTGCTCGCCTGCGAGGCCGAGCTGAAACCCGGCCGCACCGCCGGCGACGTTTTCGCGGCCCATGCCCGCGTCTTCGACGAGCACGGCCTCTCGCAGCACCGGCTCAATGCCTGCGGCTATTCGCTGGGCGCCAAATTCACGCCGTCCTGGATGGATTGGCCGATGTTCTACCAGGCGAACGACTGGGAGATCGTGCCCGGCATGGTGATGTTCGCCCACATGATCCTGATGGATTCCGACAGCAAAACCGCGATGTGTCTGGGCCGGACCTATCTGGTCGGCGCGAGCGGCGCGGAAGCGCTCAATCTGCCCGATCTGGACCTTATCCTCCGTTGA
- a CDS encoding Accessory factor UbiK family protein, translated as MVNPGNRILDDIARLATDAAGAAQGVRREVETVVKTQIERLLRDLDVVTREEFEAVREMALIAREENDKLSARLAALEEKLGKS; from the coding sequence ATGGTGAACCCCGGCAACCGCATCCTCGACGACATCGCCCGCCTCGCCACCGACGCGGCAGGCGCCGCGCAGGGGGTGCGCCGCGAGGTCGAGACCGTCGTGAAGACGCAGATCGAGCGTCTGCTGCGCGATCTCGACGTCGTCACCCGCGAGGAGTTCGAGGCGGTGCGCGAGATGGCGCTGATCGCGCGGGAGGAGAACGACAAGCTCTCCGCGCGCCTCGCCGCGCTGGAGGAGAAGCTCGGCAAGTCCTGA
- a CDS encoding hypothetical protein (Evidence 5 : Unknown function): MDSPAEGLSRPAESAELRAVLGASQRLRYRRWKELIRRAALVRSGGWNALPGAFPRCVAFLRLSSRRVPLLERAGAPAPEGGPRA, translated from the coding sequence GTGGACAGCCCTGCGGAGGGATTGAGCCGGCCGGCCGAATCCGCGGAGCTTCGCGCCGTGTTGGGAGCGTCGCAGCGCCTGCGCTATCGTCGGTGGAAAGAATTGATTCGTCGGGCGGCTTTGGTCCGGTCCGGCGGATGGAATGCCCTTCCCGGGGCGTTCCCGAGGTGTGTAGCGTTCCTTCGGCTTTCCAGTCGCCGTGTTCCTCTTCTCGAACGCGCCGGGGCGCCAGCCCCGGAAGGTGGACCTAGGGCATGA
- a CDS encoding conserved hypothetical protein (Evidence 4 : Unknown function but conserved in other organisms): MMDLDLDAEQDRPSNPLDLFERLATLNDWTFDRDSEDELSVMVTGGWSDYHVAITWLAEVEALHIACAFDLKVPERRRGEVLQLVSLVNEQLWLGHFDLWSSESVVMYRHALLLSGGAEPTDEQAAALVKTAVEACERYYQAFQFVVWAGKTAKEGMEGAILETVGEA; this comes from the coding sequence ATGATGGACCTCGATTTGGACGCCGAGCAGGATCGGCCTTCCAACCCGCTCGATCTGTTCGAGCGGCTCGCAACCCTCAACGATTGGACCTTCGACCGCGACAGCGAAGACGAGCTGTCGGTCATGGTGACGGGCGGCTGGTCGGACTACCACGTCGCGATCACCTGGCTCGCCGAGGTCGAGGCGCTGCATATCGCCTGCGCCTTCGATCTCAAGGTGCCGGAGCGGCGCCGCGGCGAGGTGTTGCAACTCGTGAGCCTCGTCAACGAGCAGCTCTGGCTGGGGCATTTCGATCTCTGGAGCAGCGAGAGCGTGGTGATGTACCGCCATGCGCTCCTGCTCTCCGGCGGTGCCGAGCCGACCGACGAACAGGCGGCGGCGCTGGTGAAGACGGCGGTCGAAGCCTGCGAGCGCTACTATCAGGCCTTCCAGTTCGTCGTCTGGGCCGGCAAGACCGCCAAGGAAGGCATGGAGGGCGCCATCCTGGAAACCGTCGGCGAAGCCTGA
- the proC gene encoding Pyrroline-5-carboxylate reductase, which yields MSNPLPQSLVLIGAGKMGGAMLEGWLRIGMDPTGISLIDPKPSDEMVELAGEKGMRLNPSARDIPAADVVVLATKPQMLDTAAPAVQAFIHPRTLLISILAGKTLGDLAARLPNAAAIIRAMPNLPASVQRGVTAAAPGKGVSAAQRATADALLASIGKVEWLDDEGLIDAVTAVSGSGPAYVFHLVECLAAAGAAAGLPADVAERLARATVEGAGELLFQSPLPPGTLRQNVTSPGGTTAAALEVLMADDGLKPLMGKAVAAAKRRAGELSG from the coding sequence ATGTCGAACCCCCTTCCGCAATCGCTCGTCCTGATCGGCGCGGGCAAGATGGGCGGAGCCATGCTGGAGGGCTGGCTGCGCATTGGCATGGATCCGACGGGCATCAGCCTGATCGACCCGAAGCCCTCGGACGAGATGGTCGAGCTCGCCGGCGAGAAGGGGATGCGGCTCAATCCCTCCGCCAGGGACATCCCTGCCGCCGATGTCGTCGTGCTCGCGACCAAGCCCCAGATGCTGGATACCGCGGCGCCGGCGGTCCAAGCCTTCATTCACCCCCGTACGCTGCTGATCTCGATTCTCGCCGGCAAGACGCTCGGTGACCTCGCCGCACGCCTGCCGAATGCGGCCGCGATCATCCGCGCGATGCCGAATCTGCCGGCCTCGGTGCAGCGCGGCGTAACCGCCGCAGCCCCCGGAAAGGGCGTCAGCGCGGCGCAGCGCGCCACCGCCGATGCGCTGCTCGCCAGCATCGGCAAGGTCGAATGGCTCGACGATGAGGGGCTCATCGATGCCGTGACCGCGGTCTCCGGTTCCGGCCCGGCCTATGTCTTCCACCTCGTCGAATGCCTGGCCGCCGCCGGGGCCGCCGCCGGGCTGCCGGCTGATGTCGCGGAGCGGCTGGCGCGGGCGACCGTCGAAGGGGCCGGCGAATTGCTGTTCCAGTCGCCGCTGCCGCCCGGGACGTTGCGGCAGAACGTGACCTCTCCGGGCGGAACCACGGCGGCCGCGCTCGAGGTCCTGATGGCGGATGACGGCCTGAAGCCGCTGATGGGCAAGGCCGTGGCTGCAGCGAAACGTCGCGCCGGCGAGCTTTCCGGCTGA
- a CDS encoding TetR/AcrR family transcriptional regulator — protein MARKPVSTPPEGEAPKSAPKPAAKSASKPVDPRKRAVDALMTLAAERPWSDIELPDIAAEAGLTLAQLRGFFPSKLAMLGGLTRLVDEAILAEASDDLAGEPARERMFDLVMRRLDAMAPYKAGLRKIAPAIRRDPLALAALNRGAVNSWRYMLASAGIPTEDALGHLRVQGAVLLMARVSETWLDDDEPELSKTMARLDRELKLASCILARAEDMHRLTAPFRGLARAICSGRPLKARRRERAPERGEDNEDYAPAI, from the coding sequence ATGGCCCGCAAACCCGTTTCCACTCCGCCGGAAGGCGAAGCGCCGAAATCCGCTCCCAAGCCTGCCGCGAAATCCGCGTCCAAGCCGGTCGATCCGCGCAAGCGTGCCGTCGATGCGCTGATGACGCTCGCGGCGGAGCGGCCATGGAGTGATATCGAACTGCCCGATATCGCCGCCGAGGCGGGGCTGACATTGGCGCAGCTGCGCGGGTTCTTTCCCTCCAAGCTCGCGATGCTAGGCGGGCTGACGCGCCTCGTCGACGAGGCGATCCTGGCCGAGGCTTCGGACGATCTGGCCGGGGAGCCGGCCAGGGAACGCATGTTCGATCTCGTCATGCGGCGGCTGGACGCGATGGCGCCCTACAAGGCCGGCCTGCGCAAGATCGCGCCGGCGATCCGGCGCGATCCGCTGGCGCTGGCGGCGCTTAATCGCGGTGCAGTCAATTCCTGGCGCTACATGCTGGCCTCCGCCGGAATTCCGACCGAGGACGCGCTCGGCCATCTGCGGGTGCAGGGCGCGGTGCTGCTGATGGCGAGGGTCTCCGAGACCTGGCTCGATGACGACGAGCCCGAGCTGTCGAAGACCATGGCTCGGCTCGATCGGGAGCTGAAACTGGCCAGCTGCATCCTGGCTCGCGCCGAGGATATGCACCGGCTCACGGCACCGTTCAGGGGGCTCGCGCGTGCGATCTGCTCCGGCCGGCCGCTGAAGGCGCGCCGGCGCGAGCGTGCCCCCGAGCGCGGCGAGGACAACGAGGATTACGCGCCGGCGATTTGA
- a CDS encoding HAMP domain-containing protein codes for MSFFKKLATLSISRSFALIAALAVLIAVGSVGYTLNAARNEMLALKRAEMKNIVEAAATTVKGYLARVEAGELKEDDAKKMAMEALGNARFDDGNYYFLVNYDGISVLHANKKIQSTDMKPLKDADGKFFVQEMIALVKAKGQGFLDYGWLKAGDKEPSLKISYVVGVPKWQWLVGSGLHVHDVDAAFMNMVAGVAKVLVPLGLLMLGLVIVLSRRASGMLHSLKGSMDGLASGQLDTAIAHQERADEVGSMARSLVVFRDAALAKQAMEADKLRAEQEAAGHRDAADGERRRNEADRAEHARVQAGVVQALATGLERLSDGDLTYRIEQAFSAEYVKLRDDFNGAIAKLQDAMRQIATNTESMKAGSTEISQAADDLASRTEQQASSVEETATALDELTATVRQTAESARLANQATVQVKSEAEQSTSIVRDAVTAMGGIEKSAQEISQIVGVIDEIAFQTNLLALNASVEAARAGDAGKGFAVVASEVRALAQRSASAAKEIKTLIDASAIEVEKGVALVGQTGSALQRMATEITRVTGLVAEIAGAAQEQASGLQEVNSAVGEMDQATQQNAAMAEQSTAAAHSLSQEADRLSALVARFQLGSDVAGLKAMARTMQAAIAPSVPAAPRAVAPRPARASASSAPVAARRADLDPRDKGWEEF; via the coding sequence ATGTCTTTCTTCAAGAAGCTTGCGACCTTGTCGATCAGCCGCTCATTCGCGCTGATCGCAGCCTTGGCCGTGCTGATCGCCGTCGGCAGCGTCGGCTATACGTTGAATGCCGCCCGCAACGAGATGCTCGCGCTCAAGCGCGCCGAAATGAAGAACATCGTCGAGGCGGCTGCGACGACCGTGAAGGGCTATCTGGCCCGGGTCGAGGCCGGCGAGCTCAAGGAAGACGATGCCAAGAAGATGGCCATGGAGGCCCTCGGAAACGCGCGCTTCGACGATGGAAACTATTATTTCCTCGTCAATTACGACGGCATCAGCGTCCTGCACGCGAACAAGAAGATCCAGTCGACGGACATGAAGCCGCTCAAGGACGCGGATGGCAAGTTCTTCGTCCAGGAGATGATCGCGCTGGTGAAGGCGAAGGGGCAGGGCTTCCTCGACTATGGCTGGCTCAAGGCAGGGGACAAGGAGCCTTCGCTGAAGATCTCCTACGTCGTCGGCGTGCCGAAGTGGCAGTGGCTGGTCGGTTCCGGCCTGCATGTTCACGACGTCGACGCGGCCTTCATGAACATGGTCGCGGGTGTGGCCAAAGTGCTGGTTCCGCTCGGCCTTCTCATGCTCGGCCTCGTCATTGTCCTGAGCCGCCGCGCGTCCGGCATGCTCCATTCCCTGAAGGGCTCGATGGACGGGCTCGCCTCCGGCCAGCTCGATACCGCCATCGCCCATCAGGAGCGCGCGGACGAAGTCGGCTCGATGGCCCGCTCGCTCGTCGTCTTCCGCGATGCGGCCCTCGCCAAGCAGGCGATGGAAGCCGACAAGCTGCGGGCCGAGCAGGAGGCCGCCGGTCATCGCGATGCAGCCGATGGCGAGCGCCGCCGCAACGAGGCCGACCGCGCCGAGCATGCGCGCGTGCAGGCCGGTGTCGTGCAGGCGCTGGCCACCGGGCTGGAGCGGCTTTCCGACGGCGACCTGACCTACCGCATCGAGCAGGCGTTCAGCGCCGAATACGTCAAGCTGAGGGATGACTTCAACGGCGCCATCGCCAAGCTCCAGGATGCGATGCGTCAGATCGCGACCAATACCGAGAGCATGAAGGCCGGCTCCACCGAGATCAGCCAGGCGGCCGACGACCTCGCGAGCCGCACCGAGCAGCAGGCCTCCTCCGTGGAGGAGACCGCGACCGCGCTCGACGAGCTCACCGCCACGGTCCGGCAGACCGCCGAGAGCGCCCGCCTTGCCAATCAGGCGACGGTGCAGGTCAAGTCCGAGGCCGAGCAGTCGACCAGCATCGTGCGCGACGCGGTGACGGCGATGGGCGGCATCGAGAAATCGGCGCAGGAGATCTCGCAGATCGTCGGCGTGATCGACGAGATCGCGTTCCAGACCAATCTGCTCGCGCTCAACGCCTCGGTCGAGGCGGCGCGTGCCGGCGATGCCGGCAAGGGCTTCGCGGTCGTCGCCTCGGAGGTGCGGGCGCTGGCGCAGCGTTCGGCTTCCGCCGCCAAGGAGATCAAGACGCTGATCGACGCCTCTGCGATCGAGGTCGAGAAGGGCGTCGCGCTGGTCGGGCAGACCGGCAGCGCCCTGCAGCGCATGGCGACCGAGATCACCCGCGTCACCGGGCTCGTCGCCGAGATCGCCGGGGCCGCGCAGGAGCAGGCCTCGGGATTGCAGGAGGTTAACTCCGCCGTCGGAGAGATGGATCAGGCGACGCAGCAGAACGCCGCGATGGCCGAGCAATCCACCGCCGCTGCCCATTCGCTGTCGCAGGAAGCCGACCGTCTCTCGGCACTGGTCGCCCGCTTCCAGCTCGGCTCCGACGTCGCCGGGCTCAAGGCCATGGCGCGGACCATGCAGGCCGCGATCGCGCCGTCCGTTCCGGCCGCGCCGCGCGCGGTCGCGCCGCGACCCGCTAGGGCCTCGGCTTCGAGCGCTCCCGTCGCCGCGCGCAGGGCGGATCTCGATCCTCGCGACAAGGGCTGGGAGGAGTTTTGA
- the csaA gene encoding putative chaperone CsaA (Evidence 3 : Putative function from multiple computational evidences) codes for MSAPAEPAAQIGFDDFLKVDIRVGTIVEAEPYPEARKPSLKLVIDFGGSIGRKKSSAQITRHYRPEDLPGRQVLAVVNFPPRQIGRFMSEVLTLGIPDVDGEVVLVGPGHAVPDGGRLF; via the coding sequence TTGAGCGCCCCGGCAGAACCGGCCGCCCAGATCGGCTTCGACGATTTCCTCAAGGTCGACATCCGTGTCGGCACGATCGTCGAGGCCGAGCCCTATCCCGAGGCGCGCAAGCCTTCGCTCAAGCTCGTGATCGATTTCGGCGGCAGCATCGGCCGCAAGAAATCCTCGGCGCAGATCACGCGGCACTACCGGCCCGAGGATCTGCCGGGCCGCCAGGTCCTCGCGGTGGTCAACTTCCCGCCGCGTCAGATCGGCAGGTTCATGTCGGAAGTCCTGACGCTCGGCATTCCCGACGTCGATGGCGAGGTCGTGCTGGTCGGCCCGGGCCATGCCGTGCCGGACGGCGGCAGGCTGTTTTAG